One genomic window of Psychrobacillus sp. INOP01 includes the following:
- a CDS encoding hydrolase, producing the protein MRHSNSKSNECNECDKKKEHTDKVATKCKGCICDQLRRLQTQTEVDVFLSGGQVLEDVVFIILDQSNCCAFFNDPTTEPGSTLIVDCQFIQAIRIEAD; encoded by the coding sequence ATGAGACATTCTAATAGTAAAAGTAATGAATGTAATGAATGTGATAAGAAGAAAGAACATACTGATAAAGTTGCAACTAAATGTAAAGGTTGCATTTGTGATCAATTAAGACGATTACAAACTCAAACTGAAGTTGATGTTTTCTTATCAGGTGGTCAGGTGTTAGAAGATGTTGTTTTTATTATCTTAGATCAGAGTAATTGCTGTGCATTCTTTAATGATCCAACAACAGAACCTGGTTCAACACTTATCGTAGACTGCCAATTTATTCAAGCTATTCGAATAGAAGCAGACTGA
- a CDS encoding LTA synthase family protein: MQSLINKKAAFLSKFSSLYLLATFMLWIKTYITQVTQFNLGVEGFLQQFLLLLNPLGSALLFLGVPFIFKGRGKYTLLVVIYTLMSILLYANVVYYRFFSDFITLPTITQTQNFGDLGGSVISLLKPYDILFFVDVFLLIYLCLSKKIQKDTSRIGYRQAIVGIVFVIGISALNLGLANVDRPQLLTRGFDRNYIVKYLGMYNYTIYDATETIKASSQRVLADSDDMTEVINYTKSNYAESNPEYFGAAKEMNVIYIHLESFQNFLINYELNGEEVTPFLNSLTKDPNTLYFDNFFHQTAQGKTSDAEFMLENSLFGLPQGSAYITKGQNAYQSAPAILKEDGYTSAVFHGNNGTFWNRNEIYKSFGYDHFFDANYYDTTSEEDMAEYGLLDKPFFEQSLDYINALPQPFYSKFITVGNHYPYKMDQNLTTISKANTGDASVDDYFQTARYADEAIEQFIGELQQSGLYDNSMLVFYGDHYGISENHNKAMEQIIGKEITPYESTNLQRVPLIIHVPGMQGGVNHTYGGQIDLLPTLLHLLGIDSQNYVHFGTDLLSIEHNDVVTFRNGDFVSPTIYSINEKFYDATTGLTLDDTQLEKANEYKKEVDNKLQLSDKVVNGDLLRFYTPAGFTKVDPSQYNYNKDITEKTDNEKNN, encoded by the coding sequence ATGCAAAGTTTAATTAATAAAAAAGCTGCTTTTTTAAGTAAGTTTTCTAGTCTATATTTATTAGCCACTTTCATGTTATGGATTAAAACATATATCACACAAGTAACTCAATTTAACTTAGGAGTAGAAGGATTCCTTCAACAATTTCTTTTATTGTTAAATCCACTTGGCTCTGCTTTGTTATTTCTTGGAGTTCCTTTCATTTTCAAAGGACGGGGAAAATATACTTTACTTGTGGTAATTTACACTCTTATGTCCATTCTTTTATATGCAAATGTAGTTTATTATAGATTTTTTAGTGACTTTATTACATTACCAACGATTACTCAAACGCAGAACTTTGGAGACTTAGGCGGCAGTGTTATTTCATTGTTAAAACCCTACGATATTTTGTTCTTTGTTGATGTATTTTTATTAATTTACTTATGTTTATCTAAAAAAATTCAAAAAGATACTAGTAGAATTGGATACAGACAAGCAATTGTAGGAATTGTTTTTGTAATAGGAATCTCTGCTTTAAATTTAGGACTAGCTAACGTTGATCGTCCACAGTTATTAACTCGTGGTTTTGATAGAAACTATATTGTTAAGTATTTAGGAATGTATAACTATACTATTTATGACGCTACAGAAACTATTAAGGCGTCTTCACAACGGGTTTTAGCTGATAGCGATGATATGACAGAAGTTATAAACTATACAAAATCTAACTATGCAGAATCTAACCCAGAATATTTTGGTGCAGCAAAAGAAATGAACGTCATCTATATTCATTTGGAGTCATTCCAAAACTTTTTGATTAACTATGAATTAAACGGTGAAGAAGTAACGCCATTTTTAAATTCATTAACTAAAGATCCAAACACACTATACTTTGATAACTTCTTCCATCAAACAGCTCAAGGTAAAACTTCGGATGCGGAGTTTATGCTTGAAAACTCTTTATTTGGTTTACCGCAAGGATCTGCATATATTACAAAAGGTCAGAATGCGTATCAATCAGCTCCCGCCATCTTAAAAGAGGATGGTTATACATCAGCTGTATTCCACGGTAATAACGGAACTTTTTGGAATCGTAACGAGATTTATAAATCATTCGGCTATGACCATTTCTTTGATGCCAATTATTATGACACTACTTCTGAGGAAGATATGGCTGAATATGGCTTGTTGGATAAGCCATTCTTTGAACAATCATTAGATTATATAAATGCTCTACCTCAACCTTTCTATTCAAAATTTATTACGGTTGGGAACCATTATCCTTATAAAATGGATCAAAACTTAACAACAATTAGTAAAGCTAATACTGGTGATGCAAGTGTAGATGATTATTTCCAGACTGCTCGTTATGCTGATGAGGCAATTGAACAGTTTATTGGTGAATTACAACAGTCGGGCTTATACGATAACAGTATGCTTGTTTTTTATGGTGACCATTATGGTATTTCAGAAAATCATAATAAAGCTATGGAACAAATAATTGGAAAAGAAATTACACCTTACGAAAGTACAAATTTACAACGTGTACCGTTAATTATTCACGTTCCTGGAATGCAAGGTGGAGTCAATCATACTTATGGAGGGCAAATAGACCTTCTTCCAACCTTATTACATTTACTAGGAATTGATTCACAAAATTATGTTCACTTTGGTACTGACTTACTCTCAATAGAGCATAATGATGTAGTAACGTTTAGAAATGGTGATTTTGTTAGTCCTACTATCTACTCAATTAATGAGAAATTCTATGATGCAACAACTGGTTTGACTCTAGATGATACTCAATTAGAAAAAGCGAATGAGTATAAGAAAGAAGTAGATAACAAATTACAATTATCTGATAAAGTTGTAAATGGTGACCTATTGAGATTCTATACACCGGCGGGTTTTACTAAAGTTGATCCTTCTCAGTATAATTATAATAAGGATATAACAGAAAAAACTGATAACGAAAAAAATAATTAA
- a CDS encoding LysE family transporter: MSLYLAYVMVGLAIAMPVGAITVEMTKQGLKNGFIHGWAVGLGGMTIDFTLIILLSTGLASILALPIIQIPMWLIGAVFLVYLGYDSIKNADKDITLSGERVTKSFFSSYKNGLLVAVSPGNLVFWVNVFGVVLAKNYASDESHFFIVALGILSGILLHDIGLLAIISITRKALNRNMIKWLTIVSGILLIGFAGYFVYEFIQSVKLYI, encoded by the coding sequence GTGAGTTTGTATCTTGCTTATGTAATGGTAGGTCTTGCCATTGCAATGCCTGTAGGGGCGATTACTGTCGAAATGACAAAACAAGGGTTGAAAAATGGATTTATACATGGATGGGCAGTAGGGTTAGGTGGTATGACAATTGATTTTACGCTAATCATTTTGCTATCAACAGGACTTGCTTCTATCTTGGCGTTACCTATTATTCAAATTCCAATGTGGCTTATTGGAGCAGTATTTTTAGTGTACTTAGGTTACGATTCTATAAAAAATGCTGATAAGGATATCACTTTATCCGGAGAAAGAGTAACGAAGTCTTTTTTTAGTTCTTATAAGAATGGCCTTCTTGTGGCTGTATCTCCAGGTAATCTTGTTTTTTGGGTGAATGTATTTGGAGTAGTACTTGCAAAAAATTATGCAAGCGATGAAAGTCACTTTTTCATTGTTGCATTAGGAATTTTAAGTGGAATATTGTTACATGATATTGGATTACTCGCAATTATATCCATTACAAGAAAAGCACTAAATCGAAATATGATTAAATGGTTAACAATAGTATCGGGGATTTTATTAATTGGTTTTGCAGGATATTTTGTTTATGAGTTTATTCAAAGTGTGAAGTTATATATATAA